A genome region from Arthrobacter sp. V1I9 includes the following:
- a CDS encoding Hsp70 family protein has translation MSYALAIDVGTSFTAAAIARFDQGSSPAPECVPLGLRGTSVPSVIFYPEDGPILVGEAAERRGLDSPSRVVREFKRRVGDAVPISVGALLLPPEDVFATMARWVADRAEEREGEPPSEVVLTHPAAWGNHRTSVILAAMAARGLENVTLITEPEAAALYYASQVRVGDGSTIAVYDLGGGTFDTAVLRKAGSSRFELVGRPEGIENLGGADFDAEVFRYVAEHTGDALSKLNPADAGVRAALARLRRECVEAKEALSGDSEATISVLLPGVQQQVRLVRSEFEALIEDPVRDTVDALEQSLAEMELKPADLSAVLLIGGSSRIPLVAQLISEQLDRPIAVDADPKSSICMGAAVSSVLARAEVPEAKDATAAAPVEAGLTAVGLPAAAGHFPGHPASWSRKSATAAGAVAAAAHGHGHSHGGAHAPKPAVRLTAIAAAAAVVSVLTATAAQSPGGFSSLTSILVPEAGAAPGTESVPGGIGGGGSGPGQGAAAAGGGPVAGIEAGLNTNVAPAGGAGLEVAASPTSRPPSSAAPGKGQAGAGTNGGAAAGSGTGAPAGAGGSTTGAGAGGGAGPGTQDPAVTPVVGTDPGTGQPTVPGTTDPGTAPGTLPPVDPAPADPPPADPPPAGPAPADPPPADPAPADPPPADPAPVEPAPEPTLVTQSVDPVTPTGTVPASAPLTTSEPGA, from the coding sequence ATGAGCTACGCGCTCGCCATTGATGTCGGCACAAGTTTCACTGCTGCCGCAATCGCCCGGTTTGACCAAGGATCTTCCCCCGCCCCCGAATGCGTGCCCTTGGGCCTCCGCGGGACATCTGTGCCCTCCGTCATTTTCTATCCTGAGGATGGTCCCATCCTGGTAGGGGAGGCGGCAGAACGCCGTGGCCTCGATTCCCCATCGCGCGTGGTGCGCGAATTTAAGCGCCGGGTAGGCGACGCCGTGCCTATTTCGGTGGGGGCGCTGTTGCTTCCCCCGGAAGACGTCTTTGCCACGATGGCACGCTGGGTGGCCGACCGGGCCGAGGAGCGGGAGGGCGAGCCTCCGTCGGAGGTTGTCCTCACCCATCCTGCCGCCTGGGGCAACCACCGCACCTCGGTGATCCTGGCGGCCATGGCCGCACGGGGCCTGGAAAACGTCACCCTCATCACCGAGCCTGAAGCGGCCGCCTTGTATTACGCCTCCCAGGTGAGAGTGGGGGACGGCAGCACCATCGCGGTTTACGACCTGGGCGGAGGTACCTTTGACACCGCTGTCCTGAGGAAGGCCGGCAGCAGCCGGTTTGAGTTGGTGGGGCGCCCGGAAGGCATCGAAAACCTGGGCGGCGCCGACTTTGACGCGGAAGTGTTCCGCTACGTGGCCGAACACACCGGAGATGCCCTTTCCAAACTCAATCCGGCGGATGCAGGGGTGCGCGCGGCGCTGGCCCGGCTGCGGCGGGAGTGCGTGGAAGCCAAGGAGGCGCTTTCCGGGGACAGTGAGGCAACCATTTCCGTGCTTCTTCCCGGCGTCCAGCAACAGGTCCGCCTGGTCCGCTCGGAGTTCGAAGCACTGATCGAGGATCCAGTCCGCGACACCGTGGACGCGCTGGAACAATCACTGGCCGAGATGGAACTGAAGCCAGCCGACCTTTCCGCCGTGCTGCTCATCGGTGGATCATCGCGGATTCCGCTCGTGGCCCAGTTGATATCGGAACAACTGGACCGGCCAATTGCCGTCGACGCCGATCCGAAGTCATCCATCTGCATGGGGGCAGCAGTCTCGTCAGTTCTGGCACGCGCGGAAGTTCCCGAAGCCAAGGACGCGACGGCGGCGGCGCCCGTGGAAGCCGGCCTCACCGCCGTCGGGCTTCCGGCAGCTGCCGGCCACTTCCCCGGCCACCCGGCCAGCTGGTCACGCAAGAGCGCGACGGCGGCTGGTGCGGTTGCCGCGGCAGCCCACGGACACGGGCACAGCCACGGCGGCGCGCATGCTCCCAAGCCGGCCGTACGGCTGACCGCCATAGCAGCTGCTGCAGCCGTGGTGTCTGTCCTTACCGCCACCGCCGCGCAGAGCCCCGGAGGCTTCAGCAGCCTCACGTCAATTCTTGTGCCGGAGGCAGGAGCTGCCCCAGGCACCGAATCCGTCCCGGGTGGCATCGGCGGCGGCGGTAGCGGGCCCGGCCAGGGAGCCGCAGCAGCCGGCGGAGGTCCGGTGGCAGGCATAGAAGCAGGTTTGAACACGAACGTCGCGCCAGCAGGCGGAGCGGGCCTCGAAGTAGCGGCCTCGCCCACCAGCAGGCCGCCATCGAGTGCAGCCCCAGGCAAGGGCCAGGCAGGTGCCGGCACCAATGGCGGCGCGGCTGCCGGCTCGGGCACGGGTGCACCTGCCGGGGCCGGTGGCAGCACAACTGGTGCTGGAGCCGGCGGCGGAGCGGGTCCCGGAACGCAGGATCCCGCCGTGACGCCTGTCGTCGGGACTGATCCGGGGACTGGCCAACCGACCGTCCCTGGAACTACTGATCCCGGTACCGCGCCGGGCACTCTGCCTCCTGTGGATCCGGCGCCAGCTGATCCGCCTCCTGCGGATCCTCCACCTGCGGGCCCGGCGCCTGCTGATCCGCCTCCTGCTGATCCGGCGCCTGCTGATCCGCCTCCTGCGGACCCGGCGCCCGTGGAGCCTGCTCCGGAGCCGACACTGGTGACACAGTCCGTGGACCCCGTAACACCGACGGGCACGGTTCCCGCTTCTGCGCCCTTAACCACCTCCGAGCCGGGGGCCTAG
- a CDS encoding LuxR C-terminal-related transcriptional regulator, protein MTGQETREQVHGFVHPELNPQGQSPKVAEQMARQLKGENAAVRELLLALSVGFVLPGPLPADLQRRMDGGEVEGVDALVERAESAGLLSPDGSVVGPAQHVLLNGAPTARVHSLQRELVTLYVADRQPLGDFARELARGGLADPHVASELEHAGDRALEHDPALAAQLYDEALLAGADEMATAARRAQAAAADGDLDTATRMIDTLLVCPDPPDVRRGVDVASAVWAQRGMLARSADAYSWLGASRLGPSAPLAAVAAIGCGSRSGAESLFPADVPPASPTLLAVALAQTGKGILESLAQDPQEALPLLIHASDMLNATGAAIPLPDTPAALAALMALHSGEPHMAETVCRSAAAAGQGGNAAKPRLFLLQAWSAMQQDKFEDARLAINEASKANHWPLVPRDEFLRAALEVGLARRNGEIAELVMAWERAREAMLHTSVDLYSLLPWGELMITAARLRETRRVAHYLDEAKQLLGRLDNPPLWAVPFHWAAVQAALLAESPSDLAPHATALARAAQHSHLAAVLAAAGKAWVSVLAGRALPADAEAAARGLGRVGMPWEGARLAGHAAARAGDRKDMVRLLSCARDLHPQGHSAGNGASGVPESRSAPAADAAKGVQSDDSGLSEREKEVARLVLEGKTYREIGEAIYISPRTAEHHIARMRRRLGAENRSDLLARLRLALGPENPPEE, encoded by the coding sequence ATGACTGGCCAGGAAACGCGCGAGCAAGTGCATGGTTTCGTGCACCCGGAGCTGAACCCCCAAGGCCAAAGTCCCAAGGTTGCCGAGCAGATGGCCCGGCAGCTCAAGGGTGAGAACGCCGCGGTGCGTGAACTGCTGCTGGCACTGTCGGTGGGTTTCGTGCTGCCCGGACCGTTGCCCGCAGACCTGCAGCGGAGGATGGACGGCGGCGAGGTGGAGGGCGTTGATGCCCTGGTGGAACGGGCAGAGTCGGCCGGTCTGCTCTCGCCGGACGGAAGTGTCGTCGGACCGGCACAGCATGTACTGCTGAACGGAGCCCCCACAGCCAGGGTGCACTCACTCCAGCGCGAACTTGTAACGCTGTACGTTGCGGACCGCCAGCCGCTGGGCGACTTTGCCCGTGAGCTGGCCCGGGGCGGCCTGGCAGATCCCCATGTGGCTTCTGAGCTGGAGCACGCGGGCGACAGAGCACTGGAGCATGATCCCGCGCTGGCCGCCCAGCTTTACGACGAAGCGTTGCTGGCGGGAGCGGATGAAATGGCAACCGCCGCACGGCGCGCCCAGGCCGCCGCAGCAGATGGGGACCTTGACACTGCCACCCGAATGATTGACACCCTCCTGGTCTGTCCGGATCCGCCCGACGTTCGCCGCGGGGTGGACGTAGCGTCAGCGGTTTGGGCCCAGCGGGGAATGCTGGCGCGCAGTGCCGACGCCTACAGTTGGTTGGGTGCCTCGAGACTGGGGCCCTCGGCGCCGCTGGCCGCCGTCGCCGCCATTGGCTGCGGCAGCCGGTCCGGGGCCGAATCGTTGTTCCCGGCGGATGTTCCCCCGGCTTCTCCCACGCTGCTTGCCGTTGCGCTGGCGCAGACCGGAAAGGGGATTCTGGAGTCGCTCGCGCAGGATCCGCAGGAGGCGCTCCCGTTGCTGATTCATGCGTCGGACATGCTCAACGCAACCGGTGCCGCCATTCCTCTTCCGGATACTCCCGCCGCCCTTGCCGCACTGATGGCCCTGCACAGTGGGGAGCCGCACATGGCCGAAACGGTGTGCCGGTCTGCCGCTGCCGCGGGGCAGGGCGGTAACGCCGCAAAGCCGCGGCTCTTCCTGCTTCAGGCATGGTCGGCCATGCAGCAGGACAAATTCGAGGACGCCAGGCTTGCGATCAATGAGGCGTCGAAGGCCAACCATTGGCCTTTGGTACCCAGGGATGAGTTCCTGCGGGCAGCGCTGGAAGTCGGCCTCGCCCGGCGGAACGGCGAGATAGCCGAACTGGTGATGGCCTGGGAACGGGCGCGTGAAGCAATGCTGCACACTTCCGTGGACCTTTACAGCTTGCTGCCGTGGGGCGAACTGATGATCACGGCTGCACGGCTGCGGGAAACCCGCCGTGTGGCGCATTACCTCGACGAGGCCAAACAACTTTTGGGGCGCCTCGATAATCCGCCGCTATGGGCAGTGCCCTTCCACTGGGCGGCCGTCCAGGCAGCACTCCTCGCCGAGAGTCCGTCTGATCTTGCACCGCATGCTACTGCGTTGGCGCGGGCCGCCCAGCACAGCCACCTGGCCGCGGTGCTCGCAGCCGCGGGCAAGGCTTGGGTGTCTGTACTGGCAGGAAGGGCCCTTCCCGCCGACGCCGAAGCGGCAGCGCGGGGGCTCGGCAGGGTGGGAATGCCCTGGGAAGGTGCCCGGCTGGCCGGACACGCTGCTGCCCGTGCTGGTGATCGCAAGGACATGGTGCGCCTGCTGTCCTGCGCCAGGGACCTGCATCCGCAAGGACACTCGGCCGGGAACGGAGCCTCAGGGGTGCCGGAGTCCCGGAGCGCCCCGGCGGCCGATGCGGCCAAGGGCGTGCAGTCGGATGACTCAGGACTGAGTGAACGGGAAAAGGAAGTGGCCAGGCTGGTGCTGGAGGGCAAGACGTACCGGGAAATTGGCGAGGCCATTTATATTTCTCCCCGGACTGCCGAACACCACATTGCCCGGATGCGCCGGCGCCTCGGCGCGGAAAACCGTTCGGACTTGCTCGCGAGGCTTCGCCTGGCACTCGGTCCCGAAAACCCTCCGGAGGAGTGA
- a CDS encoding IniB N-terminal domain-containing protein yields MTLANDLVQFLMNLFGDRQAAQDFLNDPEKALEDHGLGGVCSADVDAALPVVLDFAPVTVNASRFDREYNTGGNSARTDDNGGSGSTGGGNHGGGHHGGGHGGGNHGGDDHAHAVQQLHHVVNNYSYTSTVDDRDTITDQSVNQNIWAEGDVDQLFDNDAVVASGDRAIAAGDDADVKDSNNIEDSYNTDNSSDNSKDNSINAGADVNIGNTDIDADDSFNHEVEVDVDESFNDKSDNSTNDSYNDDSDNSQTEFENIGNTNLDNVGNETIKLDNVGNETTNLENVGNENTELENVGNEFESTKIELENVANQNTELENFGNNEESVSVTEVDAEFTSIEESLIVADNAAEVNTAVAGEEATIED; encoded by the coding sequence ATGACACTCGCAAATGACCTCGTCCAGTTCCTGATGAACCTCTTCGGGGACCGCCAGGCCGCACAAGACTTCCTGAATGATCCGGAAAAGGCCCTTGAGGACCACGGCCTGGGCGGGGTCTGCTCCGCTGATGTTGATGCAGCTTTGCCGGTTGTCCTGGACTTCGCGCCTGTAACCGTCAACGCCTCCCGGTTTGACCGGGAGTACAACACCGGTGGCAACAGCGCCCGCACTGATGACAACGGCGGTAGCGGCAGCACCGGCGGTGGAAACCACGGCGGCGGCCACCATGGCGGCGGACACGGCGGGGGAAACCACGGCGGCGACGATCACGCCCACGCCGTCCAGCAGCTCCACCACGTAGTCAACAACTACTCCTACACCTCCACCGTGGACGACCGGGACACCATCACCGACCAGTCCGTCAACCAGAACATCTGGGCTGAGGGTGATGTTGACCAGCTGTTCGACAACGACGCCGTAGTCGCCTCCGGCGACCGCGCAATTGCTGCCGGCGACGATGCGGACGTTAAGGATTCCAACAACATCGAGGATTCCTACAACACGGACAACTCCTCGGATAACTCGAAGGACAACTCCATCAACGCCGGCGCGGACGTCAACATTGGCAACACCGATATTGATGCCGATGATTCGTTCAACCACGAGGTTGAAGTGGACGTCGATGAGTCCTTCAACGACAAATCGGACAACTCCACGAACGATTCCTACAACGACGATTCGGACAACTCCCAGACCGAGTTCGAGAACATCGGAAACACCAACCTGGACAACGTGGGCAACGAGACAATCAAGCTTGATAACGTCGGCAACGAGACCACCAACCTGGAGAACGTCGGCAACGAGAACACCGAGCTTGAAAACGTCGGAAACGAGTTTGAGTCGACCAAGATCGAGCTTGAAAATGTCGCCAACCAGAACACTGAGCTGGAGAACTTTGGCAACAACGAAGAATCCGTGAGTGTTACTGAGGTCGATGCTGAGTTCACCAGCATCGAGGAATCGCTCATCGTGGCCGACAACGCTGCGGAGGTTAACACCGCTGTAGCCGGCGAGGAAGCCACAATCGAGGACTAA
- a CDS encoding dynamin family protein → MTAAQLVRLVQQGLALVGPGDRADLRKRLEQAMGRLKDPSIRVIVVGEFKQGKSKLINALVNAPVCPVDDDIATSVPTVVRYGDPASAAILVSKADADAGDEADVERQPVPISELANYVSERGNPGNSKKLAAGEVYLPRKLLMGGLTVIDSPGVGGLNSSHTLTTLTALPTADAMLLVSDASQEYTEPELRFLRQAMRITPSVVGVLSKTDLYPDWRRVEEIDRGHLAHVAQDIPLFSVSSDLRLEAARLQDGELNAESGFPGLMAYIRSDIVGKAERLQRRSVSQDLLSVCENLRLSLQSELEALENPERTPQMIAGLEAARAEADDLRKRSARWQITLNDGISDLIADMEYDLRDRLRRIQREAEAAIDQGDPGPAWPEFSKWLEECAAAAISDTFVWTNERALWLAGQVAEHFAAEEVTLPVLQVSDTGDALDPVDDMPTLDDGRLNSAQKVLIGMRGSYGGVLMFGLLTGIFGMALINPLSVGAGLLLGRKAYREDKEARLKRRQSEAKALVRRQLDDVTFQVGKQLKDRLRLVQRSTRDHFTEIADEHHRSLQDSVAAAQKAATTYALKKDVRIREIKAELKNVDALSQAAGAVAAGPAAVPNTAGPDNSGSTSGAARMVSAPSAAVG, encoded by the coding sequence ATGACGGCGGCCCAACTCGTACGACTGGTGCAACAAGGCCTCGCGTTGGTGGGGCCGGGGGACCGTGCTGATCTCCGTAAACGCCTGGAACAGGCCATGGGAAGGCTGAAGGACCCCAGCATTCGCGTCATCGTCGTCGGCGAATTCAAGCAAGGCAAAAGCAAGCTCATCAACGCGCTGGTGAACGCTCCGGTATGTCCCGTCGATGATGACATCGCCACCTCTGTCCCCACCGTGGTCCGCTATGGAGACCCCGCCTCCGCCGCCATCCTGGTTTCCAAAGCCGACGCTGACGCCGGCGACGAGGCCGACGTCGAGCGCCAACCCGTCCCGATATCTGAGCTCGCCAACTATGTCTCCGAGCGGGGCAACCCCGGAAACAGCAAGAAACTTGCGGCGGGCGAGGTTTACCTCCCGCGGAAATTGCTCATGGGTGGTCTTACTGTTATTGACTCCCCGGGCGTGGGCGGGCTGAACTCATCCCACACTCTCACCACCCTGACTGCACTCCCCACTGCAGACGCCATGCTGCTGGTTTCCGACGCCTCCCAGGAGTACACGGAACCGGAGCTGCGTTTCCTTCGCCAGGCCATGCGGATCACCCCCAGCGTGGTGGGTGTCCTGTCCAAGACCGACCTGTATCCGGACTGGCGGCGCGTCGAAGAGATCGACCGGGGGCACCTCGCCCACGTGGCACAGGACATCCCGCTGTTCTCCGTTTCCTCCGACCTCCGGCTGGAAGCGGCGCGGCTGCAGGACGGCGAACTGAACGCGGAGTCCGGCTTCCCCGGATTGATGGCCTATATCCGCAGCGACATCGTGGGCAAGGCCGAGCGCCTCCAACGGCGATCAGTCAGCCAGGACCTGCTCTCCGTGTGCGAGAACCTCCGCTTGTCGCTGCAGTCCGAACTTGAAGCACTCGAGAACCCGGAACGGACCCCGCAGATGATCGCCGGCCTCGAGGCGGCGCGGGCCGAAGCTGACGACCTCCGCAAACGGTCCGCGCGGTGGCAGATCACGCTCAACGACGGCATCAGCGATCTCATCGCGGACATGGAATATGACCTCCGGGACCGGCTGCGGCGGATACAGCGCGAAGCCGAAGCCGCCATTGACCAGGGCGATCCCGGGCCGGCCTGGCCCGAGTTCTCCAAGTGGCTTGAGGAATGCGCGGCTGCCGCCATCTCGGACACGTTCGTGTGGACCAACGAGCGCGCGCTGTGGCTGGCAGGCCAGGTTGCCGAGCACTTTGCCGCCGAGGAAGTGACATTGCCCGTCCTGCAGGTCTCGGACACGGGAGATGCCCTTGACCCCGTGGATGATATGCCAACCCTCGACGACGGGCGCCTCAACTCCGCGCAGAAAGTGCTGATCGGCATGCGCGGGTCCTACGGCGGGGTGCTGATGTTTGGCCTCCTGACCGGCATCTTCGGCATGGCACTGATCAACCCCCTCTCCGTTGGTGCCGGACTGTTGCTGGGACGCAAGGCCTACCGGGAAGACAAGGAGGCCCGGCTCAAGCGCCGGCAAAGCGAAGCGAAGGCACTTGTCCGGCGGCAGTTGGACGACGTTACCTTCCAGGTGGGCAAGCAGCTAAAGGACCGGCTGCGGCTTGTGCAGCGCTCCACCCGCGACCACTTCACGGAGATCGCGGACGAGCATCACCGCTCCCTGCAGGATTCCGTGGCCGCAGCGCAAAAGGCCGCCACCACGTACGCCTTGAAAAAGGACGTCCGCATCCGCGAGATCAAGGCCGAACTAAAAAATGTGGATGCCCTGTCCCAGGCGGCGGGAGCAGTGGCTGCCGGGCCGGCCGCCGTCCCGAACACTGCCGGCCCGGACAATTCCGGATCAACGTCCGGCGCAGCCCGCATGGTGTCGGCGCCGTCGGCGGCAGTGGGATGA
- a CDS encoding dynamin family protein yields MTASTITGAADLVQEALEVYRDDPAAVAALQGYAKRLAEPLRIAVAGMVKAGKSTLLNAILGEEIAPTDTGECTRIVTWYRYGLTPRITLYPVEGEPRSLPVKRVDGRLVFVLGDLQADEVDRLDVEWPSPGLRDMTLIDTPGIASLSGDVSARSTSFLTPEDTPSEADAIIYLMRHMHASDMRFLESFKDTEAGRSGTVNALAVLSRADEVGAGRIDSLLSAGEIAERYRRDHSLRKLALGVVPVAGLLAQSARSLRQSDFEALQLLAAMERAEREKLLLSADRFLQVAGPEDLTTAARASLLERFGLFGIRLAVVLIRNGFAEPTPLAHELARRSGLDPLIDMLGRQFQARAEALKARTALVGVETLLRTSPRDGTGHLAAALERLQVNAHEFRELRLLATLRTTGVSLDPELASEAEGLIGGWGAASHVRLGLEADAGPDLLAAEARRCLERWRAVAENPITDRSALDACRVVIRSCEGIVAQCAVQLARQPA; encoded by the coding sequence ATGACAGCCTCAACCATCACCGGAGCGGCGGACCTGGTCCAGGAGGCGCTGGAGGTCTACCGCGACGATCCTGCAGCAGTGGCAGCGCTGCAGGGTTATGCCAAACGGCTTGCCGAACCACTGCGGATCGCCGTTGCCGGGATGGTAAAAGCCGGAAAATCCACCCTGTTGAACGCCATCCTCGGTGAAGAGATAGCGCCCACGGACACGGGGGAGTGCACGCGCATCGTCACCTGGTACCGCTACGGCCTCACGCCCCGGATCACGCTTTACCCCGTGGAGGGCGAGCCTCGCAGCCTCCCGGTCAAACGTGTGGACGGGCGCCTGGTGTTCGTGCTGGGCGATTTGCAAGCCGACGAGGTAGACCGGCTGGATGTGGAGTGGCCCTCCCCGGGCCTGCGGGATATGACGCTGATCGATACCCCCGGCATTGCCTCGCTCTCGGGGGACGTGTCCGCCCGGTCCACAAGTTTCCTGACTCCGGAGGACACCCCTTCGGAGGCAGACGCCATCATTTATCTGATGCGCCATATGCACGCCTCCGATATGCGGTTCCTCGAATCATTCAAGGACACCGAGGCCGGGAGGTCCGGCACGGTCAATGCCCTGGCAGTCCTCTCCCGTGCAGATGAAGTGGGGGCAGGACGGATTGATTCGCTCCTCTCCGCGGGGGAGATCGCCGAAAGATACCGCCGGGACCACAGCCTGCGAAAGCTGGCGTTGGGGGTGGTCCCGGTGGCCGGGCTCCTGGCGCAAAGTGCCCGAAGCCTGCGCCAGTCCGACTTCGAGGCGCTGCAGCTGCTGGCCGCGATGGAACGGGCAGAGCGGGAGAAGCTGCTGCTCTCGGCGGACCGGTTCCTGCAGGTTGCAGGCCCTGAAGACCTGACGACGGCGGCCCGCGCCTCGTTGCTCGAAAGGTTTGGCTTGTTCGGCATCCGCCTCGCAGTGGTTCTCATCCGCAATGGATTTGCCGAGCCGACGCCCCTGGCGCATGAACTTGCCCGGCGCAGCGGACTGGATCCCCTGATCGACATGCTGGGGCGGCAGTTCCAGGCCCGTGCCGAGGCGCTGAAGGCCAGGACCGCTTTGGTGGGGGTGGAAACACTTCTTCGCACATCACCGCGGGACGGGACAGGGCATCTGGCCGCCGCCCTGGAACGGCTGCAGGTCAACGCCCACGAGTTCCGTGAACTGCGGCTGCTGGCAACCCTTCGGACCACCGGCGTATCCCTGGATCCTGAACTGGCCAGTGAAGCCGAGGGCCTCATTGGGGGATGGGGCGCCGCGTCCCACGTTCGCCTGGGCCTGGAAGCTGACGCTGGTCCGGACCTGCTGGCGGCCGAGGCCCGCCGCTGCCTGG